One Mycolicibacterium pulveris genomic region harbors:
- a CDS encoding HTH-type transcriptional regulator AldR — MSVETSTGAVHRRRQPKNLQPAAIDDVDRRILTALHTDARISNSALAEQVGIAPSTCHGRVRRLQEMGVIRGFYTDVDPASIGLPLQAMISVSLQSNARGKIHRFIEQVRLMPQVMDVYFLAGADDFILHVAARDIDDLRSFVVENLNADADVAGTQTSLIFEHLRGASPL; from the coding sequence ATGAGCGTGGAAACTTCGACCGGTGCCGTGCATCGGCGGCGTCAGCCGAAGAATCTTCAACCCGCGGCCATCGACGACGTCGACCGCCGGATCCTCACCGCGCTGCATACCGACGCGCGGATCTCCAACAGCGCGCTGGCCGAGCAGGTCGGCATCGCGCCGTCGACGTGCCACGGCCGGGTTCGGCGCCTGCAGGAGATGGGGGTGATCCGCGGCTTCTACACCGACGTCGATCCGGCATCCATCGGTCTTCCGCTGCAGGCGATGATCTCGGTGAGCCTGCAGTCCAACGCGCGGGGCAAGATCCACCGCTTCATCGAGCAGGTCCGGCTCATGCCGCAGGTGATGGACGTCTACTTTCTGGCGGGCGCAGACGATTTCATCCTGCACGTCGCCGCGCGCGACATCGACGACCTTCGGTCGTTCGTCGTGGAGAACCTCAATGCCGACGCCGACGTGGCGGGCACCCAGACATCGCTGATCTTCGAGCATCTGCGCGGAGCCTCACCGCTGTAG
- a CDS encoding polyribonucleotide nucleotidyltransferase produces the protein MSVVEIEDGVYESTAVIDNGSFGTRTIRFETGRLAQQAAGSAVAYLDDETMLLSATTASKNPKDHFDFFPLTVDVEERMYAAGRIPGSFFRREGRPSTDAILTCRLIDRPLRPSFVDGLRNEIQIVVTVMSLDPNQLYDVVAINAASMSTQLAGLPFSGPIGGVRVALVPDAGDAGATWVAFPTVEQLERAVFDMVVAGRVVAGTGEQDDEVAIMMVEAEATDNVIELIEGGAQAPTESVVAEGLEAAKPFIRTLVRAQQELAERAAKPVGEYPVFPEYADDVYDAVSAVANDALAEALTIPGKQERNDRTDEIKAEVLERLGEQYEGREKEIGAAFRSLTKKLVRQRILTDHFRIDGRGVTDIRALSAEVAVVPRAHGSALFERGETQILGITTLDMMKMAQQIDSLGPETTKRYMHHYNFPPYSTGETGRVGSPKRREIGHGALAERALVPVLPSIEEFPYSIRQVSEALGSNGSTSMGSVCASTLALLNAGVPLKAPVAGIAMGLVSDDVEVEGPSGTTIERRFVALTDILGAEDAFGDMDFKVAGTKDFVTALQLDTKLDGIPSQVLASALEQAKDARLTILEVMNEAIDGPDEMSPYAPRITTIKVPVDKIGEVIGPKGKVINQITEETGAQISIEDDGTVFVGATDGPSAQAAIDKINAIANPQLPKVSERFLGTVVKTTDFGAFVSLLPGRDGLVHISKLGKGKRIAKVEDVVKVGDKLRVEIADIDTRGKISLILVEDDSEESDSETAPADATTGSS, from the coding sequence ATGTCTGTAGTTGAAATCGAAGACGGCGTATACGAATCGACCGCCGTGATCGACAACGGGAGCTTCGGCACCCGCACCATCCGTTTCGAAACCGGTCGGCTGGCCCAGCAGGCCGCCGGCTCCGCCGTCGCCTACCTCGACGACGAGACCATGTTGTTGTCGGCGACCACCGCCAGCAAGAACCCCAAGGACCACTTCGACTTCTTCCCGCTGACGGTCGACGTCGAAGAGCGCATGTATGCCGCGGGCCGCATCCCCGGCTCGTTCTTCCGCCGAGAGGGCCGCCCGTCCACCGACGCGATCCTGACCTGTCGGCTGATCGACCGCCCGCTGCGCCCGTCGTTCGTCGACGGCCTGCGCAACGAGATCCAGATCGTCGTCACCGTGATGTCGCTGGATCCCAACCAGCTCTACGACGTGGTGGCCATCAACGCCGCGTCGATGTCCACCCAACTGGCCGGGCTGCCGTTCTCCGGCCCCATCGGCGGTGTGCGGGTGGCGCTGGTCCCCGATGCCGGAGATGCAGGGGCTACCTGGGTGGCGTTTCCGACCGTCGAGCAGCTCGAGCGTGCGGTGTTCGACATGGTCGTCGCCGGCCGCGTCGTCGCGGGCACCGGCGAGCAGGACGACGAGGTCGCGATCATGATGGTCGAGGCCGAGGCCACCGACAACGTCATCGAACTGATCGAGGGTGGCGCCCAAGCCCCGACGGAATCCGTTGTCGCCGAAGGGCTCGAGGCCGCCAAACCGTTCATCAGGACCCTGGTGCGTGCCCAGCAGGAGCTGGCCGAGCGCGCCGCCAAGCCGGTCGGCGAATACCCGGTGTTCCCCGAGTACGCCGACGACGTCTACGACGCCGTGTCCGCGGTGGCCAACGACGCGCTGGCCGAGGCGCTGACCATCCCCGGCAAGCAGGAGCGCAACGACCGCACCGATGAGATCAAGGCCGAGGTGCTCGAGCGACTGGGCGAGCAGTATGAGGGCCGCGAGAAGGAGATCGGCGCCGCATTTCGGTCGTTGACCAAGAAGCTTGTGCGCCAACGCATCTTGACCGACCATTTCCGCATCGACGGTCGCGGTGTCACCGACATCCGCGCGTTGAGCGCGGAGGTGGCCGTGGTGCCGCGCGCACACGGCAGCGCCCTTTTCGAGCGCGGCGAGACGCAGATCCTCGGTATCACCACGCTGGACATGATGAAGATGGCCCAGCAGATCGACTCGCTGGGGCCCGAAACCACCAAGCGCTACATGCACCACTACAACTTCCCGCCGTATTCGACCGGTGAGACCGGTCGCGTCGGTTCACCCAAGCGCCGCGAGATCGGTCACGGCGCGCTGGCCGAGCGGGCGTTGGTGCCGGTGCTGCCCAGCATCGAGGAGTTCCCGTACTCCATCCGTCAGGTGTCAGAGGCGTTGGGCTCCAACGGCTCGACGTCGATGGGCTCGGTGTGCGCGTCGACGTTGGCGCTGCTCAACGCGGGCGTGCCGCTGAAGGCGCCGGTCGCGGGCATCGCGATGGGTCTGGTGTCCGACGACGTCGAGGTCGAGGGGCCCTCCGGCACCACGATCGAACGCCGCTTCGTAGCGCTGACCGACATCCTCGGCGCCGAGGACGCATTCGGCGACATGGACTTCAAGGTGGCGGGCACCAAGGATTTCGTCACCGCGCTGCAGCTCGACACCAAGCTCGACGGCATCCCGTCGCAGGTGCTGGCAAGCGCGCTGGAGCAGGCCAAGGATGCCCGGCTGACGATACTCGAGGTGATGAACGAGGCGATCGACGGTCCCGACGAGATGAGCCCGTACGCGCCGCGGATCACCACGATCAAAGTGCCGGTGGACAAGATCGGCGAGGTGATCGGACCCAAGGGCAAGGTGATCAACCAGATCACCGAGGAAACCGGTGCGCAGATCTCCATCGAGGACGACGGCACCGTGTTCGTCGGCGCCACCGACGGCCCGTCGGCGCAGGCCGCCATCGACAAGATCAACGCGATCGCCAACCCGCAGCTGCCCAAGGTCAGCGAGCGGTTCCTCGGCACGGTGGTGAAGACCACTGACTTTGGAGCTTTCGTCTCGCTGCTGCCCGGCCGTGACGGGCTGGTGCACATCTCCAAGCTCGGCAAGGGCAAGCGCATCGCGAAGGTCGAAGACGTGGTCAAGGTCGGCGACAAGCTGCGCGTGGAGATCGCCGACATCGACACTCGGGGCAAGATCTCGCTGATCCTCGTCGAAGACGACTCGGAGGAATCCGACTCGGAGACCGCACCGGCAGATGCCACCACGGGCAGCAGCTAG
- a CDS encoding M16 family metallopeptidase, translating into MPPRAAARALRRVGDDAESSTRDLFTVRRTLLPGGLRVVTEYLPSVHSASVGVWVDVGSRDEGPTVAGAAHFLEHLLFKSTPTRTAVDIAQAMDAVGGEFNAFTAREHTCYYAHVLNTDLELAVDLVADVVLRGRCAQDDVEVERDVVLEEIAMRDDDPEDTLGDVFLSAMFGTHPVGRPVIGSVDSVSAMTRAQLHSFHLRRYTPQRMVVAVAGKVDHDDVVTLVRNYFGPRLVHGRDPVPPRKGTGRVGGQPSLRLVSRDAEQTHLSLGVRTPGRHWEHRWALAVLNNALGGGLSSRLFQEIRERRGLAYSVYSTVDTFSDSGALSVYTACLPERFDDVVRVTTDVLQEVARDGITEAECRIAKGSLRGGLVLGLEDSGSRMNRLGRNELNFGEHRTIEQTLAKIDAVTVDEVNAVARRLLTRPYGAAVLGPQRSKRTLPQPLRAIAG; encoded by the coding sequence ATGCCACCACGGGCAGCAGCTAGGGCGTTGCGCCGGGTCGGAGATGACGCGGAGTCTTCGACCCGGGACCTTTTCACCGTTCGCCGCACGCTCCTGCCCGGAGGGCTGCGCGTGGTCACCGAATACCTGCCGTCGGTGCATTCGGCGTCGGTCGGGGTGTGGGTGGACGTGGGGTCCCGAGACGAGGGACCGACCGTGGCCGGTGCCGCGCACTTTCTTGAGCACCTGCTGTTCAAGTCGACCCCGACGCGCACGGCCGTCGACATCGCCCAGGCCATGGACGCCGTCGGGGGAGAGTTCAACGCCTTCACGGCCAGGGAGCACACCTGCTACTACGCCCACGTGCTGAACACCGACCTGGAGCTGGCCGTCGACCTGGTCGCGGACGTGGTGCTGCGCGGCCGGTGCGCGCAAGACGACGTCGAGGTCGAACGCGATGTCGTGCTCGAGGAGATCGCGATGCGCGACGACGACCCCGAGGACACGCTCGGCGACGTCTTCCTCTCGGCGATGTTCGGCACGCATCCGGTCGGCAGGCCGGTGATCGGCAGCGTCGACTCGGTCTCGGCGATGACCCGCGCGCAACTGCATTCGTTTCATCTTCGCCGCTACACACCGCAGCGGATGGTGGTGGCGGTCGCCGGAAAGGTCGACCACGACGACGTTGTCACGTTGGTGCGCAACTACTTCGGGCCGCGACTGGTCCACGGCCGCGACCCCGTGCCGCCGCGTAAGGGCACCGGCCGCGTAGGCGGACAGCCGAGCCTGCGACTGGTCAGTCGCGACGCCGAGCAGACCCATCTGTCGCTGGGTGTGCGCACGCCGGGGCGCCACTGGGAACACCGATGGGCGCTGGCGGTGCTCAACAACGCGCTGGGTGGCGGGCTCAGTTCGCGCCTGTTCCAAGAGATCCGCGAGCGCCGCGGGTTGGCGTACTCGGTGTATTCGACCGTCGACACCTTCTCCGACAGCGGTGCGCTGTCCGTCTACACCGCGTGCCTGCCCGAGCGGTTCGACGACGTGGTCCGGGTGACCACCGATGTACTGCAGGAGGTGGCGCGCGACGGCATCACCGAGGCGGAGTGCCGGATCGCGAAAGGCTCGCTGCGCGGCGGGCTGGTTCTCGGGCTCGAGGACTCGGGCTCGCGAATGAACCGCCTCGGCCGCAACGAACTGAATTTCGGCGAACACCGCACCATCGAACAGACCCTCGCCAAGATCGACGCCGTGACCGTCGACGAGGTGAACGCGGTGGCGCGCCGGCTTCTGACCCGGCCCTACGGTGCGGCGGTCCTGGGTCCGCAACGGTCGAAAAGAACGTTGCCGCAGCCGCTTCGGGCGATCGCGGGCTGA
- the ald gene encoding alanine dehydrogenase, which translates to MRVGVPTEIKNNEFRVAITPAGVAELVRAGHEVLVQTGAGEGSAISDADLKCAGAQLINSADRVWAEADLVLKVKEPIEPEFHRIRRGQTLFTFLHLAASKTLAEVLLASGVTAIAYETVRTADGALPLLAPMSEVAGRMSAQVGAYHLMRSHGGRGVLMGGVPGVAPAEVVVIGAGTAGCNAARVAAGMGAHVTVFDVDLNRLRTLDAESGGRIQTRYSSPLDLDDAVRRADLVIGAVLVPGARAPKLVTNATVARMRPGAVLVDIAIDQGGCFEDSRPTTHDDPTFTVHDAVFYCVANMPGALPRTSTFALTNATVPYVLRLADLGWQAACRADPALANGLTSHDGALLSEEVARALGIPHTDPASLLV; encoded by the coding sequence ATGCGCGTCGGGGTGCCCACCGAGATCAAGAACAACGAATTTCGTGTCGCCATCACCCCGGCCGGGGTCGCCGAGTTGGTCCGCGCCGGCCACGAGGTGCTCGTGCAAACCGGCGCGGGCGAAGGTTCGGCCATCTCCGATGCGGACCTCAAATGCGCTGGGGCCCAATTGATCAACAGCGCGGACCGGGTGTGGGCCGAAGCGGACCTGGTCTTGAAGGTCAAGGAGCCGATCGAGCCCGAGTTCCACCGGATCCGCAGAGGCCAGACGCTGTTCACCTTCCTGCATTTGGCGGCGTCGAAGACATTGGCCGAGGTGTTGCTGGCCTCCGGGGTCACCGCGATCGCCTACGAAACGGTGCGCACCGCCGACGGTGCCCTACCGCTGCTGGCGCCGATGAGCGAGGTCGCCGGGCGGATGAGCGCCCAGGTCGGGGCCTACCACCTGATGCGCAGCCACGGCGGCCGCGGCGTGCTGATGGGCGGCGTGCCCGGGGTGGCACCCGCCGAGGTCGTCGTGATCGGCGCGGGCACAGCGGGGTGCAACGCCGCCCGCGTCGCCGCCGGGATGGGCGCGCACGTCACGGTCTTCGACGTCGACCTGAACAGGTTGCGAACGCTGGACGCCGAGTCCGGCGGCCGCATCCAGACCCGGTACTCCTCGCCGTTGGACCTCGACGACGCGGTCCGCCGCGCCGACCTGGTGATCGGCGCGGTGCTGGTTCCCGGAGCCAGGGCGCCCAAGCTGGTCACGAACGCCACCGTCGCGCGCATGCGGCCCGGCGCCGTGCTCGTCGACATCGCGATCGACCAGGGCGGATGCTTCGAGGACTCGCGACCCACCACCCATGACGACCCCACGTTCACGGTCCACGACGCCGTTTTCTACTGCGTGGCCAACATGCCCGGGGCGCTGCCGCGCACGTCGACGTTCGCCTTGACCAACGCCACCGTGCCCTATGTCCTCAGATTGGCCGATCTGGGCTGGCAGGCGGCCTGCCGAGCCGATCCCGCGCTGGCCAACGGACTGACCAGCCACGACGGTGCGCTGCTGTCCGAGGAAGTGGCCCGCGCCCTCGGTATACCGCACACCGATCCGGCATCTTTGCTGGTCTGA
- the bla gene encoding class A beta-lactamase, which produces MTRLSRRRALIGGMTIIATAATAPKLAIADPGLPIEAQIAALERRHNAVIGVYASNLDSPRTVAHRAQERFAMCSTFKTYAAARVLQMADRGELSLEQSLFVDPKDILINSPITEARAGGELTLAELCQAALQRSDNTAANMLLATLGGPQAITTFARSIGDAESRLDRWETALNSAIPGDPRDTSTPRALGNGYRNLLAGDALAPPQRSLLEDWMRANQTSSMRTGLPDGWTNADKTGSGDYGSTNDVGIAYGPENQRVLFALMTRSQTSDPNAQGLRPLIGELTSVVLPALLA; this is translated from the coding sequence ATGACTCGACTCTCTCGGCGCCGCGCGCTGATCGGCGGGATGACCATCATCGCGACCGCGGCGACCGCGCCCAAACTCGCGATCGCCGACCCGGGCTTGCCCATCGAGGCCCAGATCGCGGCGCTGGAACGACGCCACAACGCGGTGATCGGTGTCTACGCCTCGAACCTGGATTCACCCCGGACGGTGGCGCACCGGGCACAGGAGCGGTTCGCGATGTGCTCGACGTTCAAGACCTACGCGGCCGCGCGGGTGTTGCAGATGGCGGACCGCGGCGAATTGTCGCTGGAGCAATCCCTGTTCGTCGACCCCAAGGACATCCTGATCAACTCGCCGATCACCGAAGCGCGGGCCGGCGGCGAGTTGACGCTGGCCGAGCTGTGTCAGGCGGCGCTACAACGCAGCGACAACACCGCAGCCAACATGCTGCTGGCGACGCTGGGCGGCCCGCAGGCCATCACCACGTTCGCGCGCAGCATCGGGGACGCGGAGTCCCGGCTGGACCGCTGGGAGACCGCGTTGAACTCGGCGATCCCCGGCGACCCGCGGGACACCAGCACACCGCGGGCGCTCGGCAACGGCTACCGCAACCTACTAGCCGGCGACGCCCTGGCCCCACCGCAACGCAGTCTCCTCGAGGACTGGATGCGCGCGAACCAGACGTCGAGCATGCGGACGGGTCTTCCAGACGGGTGGACCAACGCGGACAAGACCGGCAGCGGCGATTACGGCAGCACCAACGACGTGGGCATCGCCTACGGACCCGAAAATCAGCGGGTGCTGTTCGCGCTGATGACCCGTTCGCAGACAAGCGATCCGAACGCGCAAGGGCTGCGCCCGCTGATCGGCGAGCTGACGAGTGTTGTGCTGCCGGCACTGTTGGCCTGA